Proteins encoded by one window of Rubinisphaera margarita:
- a CDS encoding alkaline phosphatase D family protein, whose protein sequence is MRLSGVPARILLLLCIALLSGSVHAADPPTMTHGPMLGHPSGDSMQVWARTSQPTSFSVRYGLDPLKMDQSVEASETELSDDNTGVVKLTGLQSETRYYYQVFIEDFPQGGVNSFRTLPSADSSRHPEHNPDGLFNFKFEFGSCANQNPQHGIGHSLPLYKTMLRTLADDVDFSIMNGDWLYEELRDTPVDVWATAQRVKDEEIPNVVDIMPTIVGVWENYRLYLERGEPMAQWYRQVPGMFTFDDHELINDIWGAGSAGRRHRRSVFRDIGTEAWYDYLGWANPKEFNHPIHFGTARFEAGSDRLHDPKADFTALPLNEMSNLHVHWGTPTAGVNDIELDKDEAGDPNSRVYDIVKVLDRHTLQLSHKAAADGQAAYSIGRRNYGDFKIANCHFFLLDTRSHREMHDIREPAKKGLTMLGLPQREWLLQTMKESDAEFFFVVSSVPFTIPHSGAGGIEFDEQNKEEAWVAFLDEREMLIDEWDTLNKPVFVMTGDLHNSFAIQITDQVWEFCVGPHNSVNHVPELDEADRPATGLFQSGPREIDIRWSSYVLADLPRLERLYPYYCVIQVNNVFNMPQKLGGKRLVTYPHPQVIFQYYEGRTGKLAYAEAITLPRKKSAKTTD, encoded by the coding sequence ATGAGACTGTCAGGTGTCCCGGCTCGCATTCTCCTGCTGCTCTGCATCGCCCTGTTGTCTGGCTCTGTCCACGCGGCAGATCCTCCGACAATGACCCATGGACCGATGTTGGGTCATCCTTCGGGCGATTCCATGCAGGTTTGGGCTCGAACGTCGCAACCGACTTCGTTCTCCGTGCGTTATGGTCTCGATCCACTGAAGATGGATCAGTCGGTCGAAGCCTCGGAGACAGAATTGTCTGACGACAATACCGGGGTCGTGAAGCTGACCGGACTGCAGTCGGAAACCCGCTATTACTATCAGGTCTTTATTGAAGACTTCCCGCAGGGAGGCGTGAATTCGTTTCGCACGCTGCCATCGGCCGATTCGTCACGGCATCCGGAGCATAACCCGGATGGACTGTTCAACTTCAAGTTCGAGTTTGGCTCCTGTGCGAACCAGAATCCGCAGCACGGGATTGGACACTCGCTGCCGCTTTACAAAACGATGCTCCGTACCCTGGCCGACGATGTCGACTTCTCGATTATGAATGGCGACTGGCTCTATGAAGAGCTGCGGGACACGCCGGTTGATGTTTGGGCAACTGCTCAGCGTGTGAAGGACGAGGAGATCCCGAACGTGGTCGATATCATGCCGACGATTGTCGGCGTCTGGGAGAACTATCGGCTGTATCTGGAACGGGGCGAGCCGATGGCTCAGTGGTATCGCCAGGTGCCAGGCATGTTTACGTTCGATGACCACGAGCTGATCAATGATATCTGGGGCGCGGGTTCAGCAGGACGGCGGCATCGAAGGAGTGTGTTTCGGGATATCGGCACCGAGGCCTGGTACGACTATCTCGGCTGGGCGAACCCCAAAGAGTTCAATCATCCCATTCATTTCGGAACGGCTCGTTTTGAAGCGGGGAGCGATCGGCTGCACGATCCCAAGGCGGACTTCACAGCTCTGCCGCTCAATGAGATGTCGAACCTGCACGTCCACTGGGGAACCCCGACCGCGGGTGTGAATGACATCGAACTTGATAAAGACGAGGCAGGCGATCCCAATTCGCGGGTATACGACATCGTTAAGGTCCTCGACAGGCACACGCTGCAACTCTCGCACAAAGCAGCGGCTGACGGTCAGGCGGCTTATTCGATCGGACGTCGAAACTACGGCGACTTCAAGATTGCCAACTGCCACTTCTTCCTGCTCGATACCCGAAGTCATCGTGAAATGCACGATATCCGCGAACCGGCGAAAAAAGGGCTGACGATGCTGGGCCTGCCGCAACGGGAATGGCTGTTGCAAACGATGAAGGAAAGTGACGCCGAGTTTTTCTTCGTCGTTTCGAGCGTCCCTTTCACGATCCCTCACAGCGGAGCCGGTGGCATCGAGTTTGATGAGCAGAACAAGGAGGAAGCCTGGGTCGCGTTCCTCGACGAGCGGGAGATGCTGATCGACGAATGGGACACGCTCAACAAACCCGTTTTCGTGATGACGGGGGATCTGCACAACAGCTTTGCGATTCAGATCACCGATCAGGTCTGGGAGTTCTGCGTCGGTCCGCACAACTCGGTGAATCATGTGCCCGAACTCGATGAAGCCGACCGGCCCGCGACCGGACTGTTTCAGTCAGGGCCGCGGGAAATCGACATTCGCTGGTCCAGCTACGTGCTGGCCGACCTGCCACGGCTCGAACGTCTGTATCCATACTATTGCGTGATCCAGGTGAACAACGTCTTCAACATGCCGCAGAAACTCGGCGGCAAGCGGCTTGTGACTTACCCACATCCTCAAGTGATCTTTCAGTACTACGAAGGCCGAACCGGGAAGCTGGCGTACGCTGAGGCGATTACACTGCCTCGGAAGAAGAGTGCGAAGACAACCGACTGA
- a CDS encoding MotA/TolQ/ExbB proton channel family protein: MTSHQEAHLRNPESKPLLVQKIGRSPLLWGTVACVLFYVALPVLPVQQALLIRYCCSHPLEYVTVAMFFIGMATLVFRALDLKAESHALSECRELLAARRTIRNSGSMLAESILDSLTTVKKEIVNSIAGRRLWEAAALVQETGSHEQLDSQMRHAAELELDRAQQKLGLVNTISWAIPIVGFLGTVMGITIAIANVTPDQLDQSLGEVTSGLGVAFDTTALSLTLSLVMVFSSYLVRSRQDDLLNRVEEDIDRQLARRFHSLGPAGGFAEDQTSVSRQLVEASQMVVEEATAAWRSTLSTMQDQVLASLQDQQSEFLLQMTEGITSHVAAQQSELQEQRVRDVAHHEAVLLQLQATLEGWTESMKSVGSGLRDQAAEQQTQTLLLEKVVDKQRQLALLQEKLDASLNSQQIVETLDQTLISLTAAIQLLNGRVHSATRAA, from the coding sequence ATGACCTCCCACCAAGAAGCCCACCTTCGCAATCCGGAATCCAAACCACTGCTCGTACAGAAGATCGGCCGCAGTCCCCTGCTCTGGGGGACCGTGGCCTGTGTGCTGTTCTATGTGGCCCTGCCTGTACTTCCGGTTCAGCAGGCTCTGCTGATTCGGTACTGCTGCAGCCATCCGCTGGAGTATGTGACGGTTGCGATGTTCTTTATTGGCATGGCGACGCTGGTGTTCCGGGCCCTCGATTTGAAGGCGGAATCACACGCTCTCTCAGAGTGCCGCGAACTACTGGCGGCCCGACGGACCATTCGCAATTCCGGTTCGATGCTCGCCGAGTCGATTCTGGATTCCCTCACAACCGTGAAAAAGGAGATCGTCAACTCGATCGCCGGACGTCGGTTGTGGGAAGCAGCGGCTTTGGTTCAGGAAACGGGATCCCACGAGCAGCTTGACTCCCAAATGCGGCATGCCGCGGAACTGGAACTCGACCGAGCTCAGCAGAAGCTCGGTCTTGTGAACACAATCAGCTGGGCGATTCCGATCGTCGGCTTTCTGGGGACTGTGATGGGGATCACGATTGCGATCGCCAACGTGACGCCGGATCAGCTCGATCAGTCTCTGGGCGAAGTGACCAGCGGGCTGGGCGTGGCCTTCGATACCACGGCTCTTTCCCTCACGCTGTCGCTTGTGATGGTCTTCAGCAGCTATCTGGTTCGGAGTCGGCAGGACGATTTACTGAATCGGGTCGAGGAAGACATCGACCGTCAGCTGGCGCGCCGCTTTCATTCGCTCGGTCCGGCGGGAGGATTCGCGGAGGATCAGACATCCGTCTCTCGACAGCTTGTGGAAGCCTCGCAGATGGTGGTCGAAGAAGCGACCGCGGCCTGGCGTTCGACCCTGTCCACGATGCAGGATCAGGTGCTTGCCTCGCTGCAGGATCAACAAAGCGAGTTTCTGCTGCAGATGACCGAGGGGATTACGTCCCATGTCGCCGCACAGCAGAGCGAATTGCAGGAGCAGCGTGTCCGAGATGTTGCTCATCATGAAGCCGTCCTGTTGCAGTTGCAGGCGACACTGGAAGGCTGGACCGAATCGATGAAGTCTGTCGGAAGCGGATTGCGTGATCAGGCAGCCGAGCAGCAGACACAGACGCTGCTGCTGGAAAAGGTCGTCGACAAACAACGTCAACTGGCACTGTTGCAGGAGAAGCTCGACGCTTCCCTGAATTCGCAGCAGATTGTGGAGACACTCGATCAGACGTTGATCAGTCTGACGGCTGCAATTCAGCTCCTCAATGGCCGGGTGCACTCGGCGACGCGGGCGGCGTAG